Part of the Saccharomyces kudriavzevii IFO 1802 strain IFO1802 genome assembly, chromosome: 8 genome is shown below.
CTTTTTGCAAGATCCCGAGGAGGATGCGGATGAAGATACGACTGGCAGGGATAATGCTACCACCACGTCCACCGAGTCGAGAGGCCGTCCATCTTCCTGTATTTTCGTGGCAAGTTTGGCGGCTGCCCTGTCCGATGACGAATTGTGCCTATCAGTGACGGATAATTTCAAGAGGTACGGTGATTTGGCTAGAGTTAAGGTACTGCGCGATAACGCGAATAGGCCTTATGCCTTCGTTCAATACAACAACGACCACGATGCTAAACACGCTTTGATTCGCGCTCAGGGTACTTTACTGAACGGCAGAAGATTGCGTTGTGAACCTGCAAAAGTGAACAGGACTTTGTACTTGAAAAACCAGCAAAGTATTGATTTTAACGAAATCACTCAAATTTGCGAGAAATTCGGCGGCTTGGAGCAGATCGTCCCCGATAGAACTGATAATCAGTATACAAGAAGATACACTTACCCCATATCCTCGGCAAATTCTTGGTTTGTTCAATTCATCTACAGAGACGATGCGATCAGGGCTTATGCGAACCTACGGACTGATCCTAATTGGATAATCGAGTGGGCTCAAAATATCAACGTCCCAAAGAATTATAACCTGCTGCACAAGGACAAGGGCAAGTTCAAGAATTCTAGATATCACCAAAACTACAATAACAGCAGCAATGGAGAGGACTCGAAGAGGAATGGTGCCATTATAGAAGAAGAGCGCGAACATGAAAGTGTGAGTGATctggatgaaaaattaggAAGTGAAGGTATTAATGACGACGAGGACAAAGACTCTGAGATCAccattgataaaaaatccATATTCGTGGGCCAGTTGGATAAGGAGACCACTAGAGAGGAATTGGATAGGAGGTTTTCCACCCATGGGAAGATCCAGGATATCAACTTAATTTTTAAGCCAACAAACATATTTGCCTTTATCAAATATGAAACGGAAGAGGCCGCTGCTGCTGCTCTGGAAAGTGAGAACCATgcaattttcttgaataaaaCGATGCACGTCCAATATAAAGAGGTTGGCGGCCGTCACAACaggaagtttttcaataagaGTGGTAGTGGCACTTTCAACCAccatcaatttttcagcacCAGGTCCGGTAAATCATTCACCGGACCTGAACTGAACTTGGCACCGCCACCAATCAATATGTACAGGAAAATGAGTGGGGGATCTCAACAGGAAAGCGAAAACATTATGCC
Proteins encoded:
- the RIM4 gene encoding Rim4p (similar to Saccharomyces cerevisiae RIM4 (YHL024W); ancestral locus Anc_4.33), whose translation is MKTEITTADSLRDPHPNGLKADSELVIREDIDQFLPSEVSSMGSDHQNDGEDSDTDSDNFLQDPEEDADEDTTGRDNATTTSTESRGRPSSCIFVASLAAALSDDELCLSVTDNFKRYGDLARVKVLRDNANRPYAFVQYNNDHDAKHALIRAQGTLLNGRRLRCEPAKVNRTLYLKNQQSIDFNEITQICEKFGGLEQIVPDRTDNQYTRRYTYPISSANSWFVQFIYRDDAIRAYANLRTDPNWIIEWAQNINVPKNYNLLHKDKGKFKNSRYHQNYNNSSNGEDSKRNGAIIEEEREHESVSDLDEKLGSEGINDDEDKDSEITIDKKSIFVGQLDKETTREELDRRFSTHGKIQDINLIFKPTNIFAFIKYETEEAAAAALESENHAIFLNKTMHVQYKEVGGRHNRKFFNKSGSGTFNHHQFFSTRSGKSFTGPELNLAPPPINMYRKMSGGSQQESENIMPYMPMGPMAMGPPPPNAASLNDFEMFPQNYSAFMKGMMPLRRKSMPNAWSSPSSKSVNSENESIDGGDENSELPSEVPESSGRYNAANSFTTYNNSSAGSSNNNNNSGSNKAQYKKRYARRSSYGYSEVPPKPYYFQPYYYHPMQYHMGPMAPLHPSQNSAGNHHPYMMVYPMPPPPPSGLDGNMMPPPINMGQPHAANHSSTNIEASEFVPKDADDINEDSKAAYNLDY